A window of the Myxococcus virescens genome harbors these coding sequences:
- a CDS encoding DUF1990 family protein, producing MIEWRWFSGWTEEEMVPRLARARTLARNFPEVSGEMTLQGGWSQVRSESVLGREPPGRPVPGGLFERAQQVLETFDFSDPRIVAWHFSDEEPMQGRTVLLELRALGQQLRYLCGVRVGGTREEHDEGCSVFGFSFETLHGHIEAGREWFLLKKEHESGEVRFHIEAAWRPGQFPNWWSRLGFAMVAPRYQRAWHRLTHVRVRELALKHPELIGQLASHGRLAHAGHALGTAPVQFFAQRAPGRRETQLEEEIEAMNRAHGLRALGLGVLAGMRSMSAPALASRWLTKTQPDSEDRLARTLAHPWTPRVLGLLAVGELVADKLPMAPPRVAAVPLTGRMLSGALAAASVTTERQRGVRLAAAALGALAALASSWAFYSLRRTATKKLGVPDVAVALTEDALLAGLASRLLPVSEHQAGQATLSPA from the coding sequence ATGATTGAGTGGCGCTGGTTCTCCGGCTGGACGGAAGAGGAAATGGTGCCCCGGCTGGCGCGGGCTCGCACGCTGGCGCGCAACTTCCCGGAGGTCTCCGGAGAGATGACGCTGCAGGGCGGGTGGAGCCAGGTCCGCTCGGAGAGCGTGCTCGGCCGCGAGCCGCCAGGGCGCCCTGTCCCGGGCGGGCTCTTCGAGCGCGCCCAGCAGGTGCTGGAGACCTTCGACTTCTCCGACCCGCGCATCGTCGCCTGGCACTTCTCCGACGAGGAGCCGATGCAGGGCCGCACGGTGCTGCTGGAGCTGCGCGCGCTGGGGCAGCAGCTGCGCTACCTGTGCGGCGTGCGGGTGGGAGGCACGCGCGAGGAGCACGACGAGGGGTGCAGCGTCTTCGGCTTCAGCTTCGAGACGCTCCATGGACACATCGAGGCCGGGCGCGAGTGGTTCCTGCTCAAGAAGGAGCACGAAAGCGGCGAGGTGCGCTTCCACATCGAGGCGGCCTGGCGTCCCGGCCAGTTCCCCAACTGGTGGAGCCGGCTGGGCTTCGCGATGGTGGCTCCGCGCTATCAGCGCGCGTGGCACCGGCTGACACACGTGCGGGTGCGCGAGCTGGCGTTGAAGCACCCGGAGCTCATCGGTCAGCTCGCGAGCCACGGCCGGCTGGCGCACGCCGGCCATGCGCTGGGGACGGCCCCGGTGCAGTTCTTCGCGCAGCGGGCGCCAGGGCGGCGAGAAACGCAGTTGGAGGAGGAGATAGAGGCCATGAATCGAGCACACGGGTTGAGGGCCCTGGGATTGGGCGTGCTGGCGGGAATGCGGAGCATGAGCGCGCCGGCGCTGGCGAGCCGCTGGCTGACGAAGACACAGCCCGACAGCGAGGACCGGCTCGCCAGAACCCTGGCGCATCCGTGGACGCCGCGCGTGCTGGGCCTGCTCGCCGTGGGTGAGCTTGTCGCGGACAAGCTGCCGATGGCGCCCCCGCGTGTCGCCGCCGTGCCGTTGACGGGCCGGATGTTGTCGGGCGCCCTGGCCGCGGCCTCGGTGACGACGGAGCGCCAACGCGGTGTGCGGCTCGCGGCGGCGGCCCTGGGCGCCCTGGCGGCGCTGGCATCGAGCTGGGCCTTCTATTCGCTGCGGCGCACCGCCACGAAGAAGCTGGGCGTTCCGGACGTGGCCGTGGCCCTGACAGAGGACGCGCTCCTCGCGGGCCTGGCCTCGCGGCTGCTGCCTGTCAGCGAGCATCAGGCCGGACAGGCCACGCTGTCGCCCGCGTGA